In Streptomyces camelliae, the sequence CTCACCCCCGTCAAGATCAACTCGGTGCTGATGCCGGGTCTGAACGACGACGAGGCCCCCGACCTGCTGGCCTGGGCGATCGAGCACGGCTACGAACAGCGCTTCATCGAGCAGATGCCGCTCGACGCCCAGCACGGCTGGAAGCGCGAGGGCATGGTCACCGCCGGGGACATCCTCACCTCCCTGCGCACCCGCTTCGACCTCACCCCCGAGGGCGCCGACGAGCGCGGCTCGGCCCCCGCGGAGCGCTGGCTGGTCGACGGCGGCCCGCACCGGGTCGGCGTCATCGCCTCGGTGACCCGCCCCTTCTGCGCGGCCTGCGACCGCACCCGCCTCACGGCCGACGGCCAGATACGCACCTGCCTGTTCGCCACCGAGGAGACCGACCTGTGCGCGGCCCTGCGCTCCGGCGCCCCGGACGAGGAGATCGCTCGCATCTGGCGGCTGGCCATGTGGGGGAAGAAGGCGGGGGCGGGCCTGGACGACCCGTCGTTCGTGCAGCCGGACCGGCCGATGTCCGCGATCGGCGGCTAGCTGAGCAAGTCGGGCAAAGTCGACTGCGGTTCGGTCGCGCACCGAAGGGGCGCGGGGCTGTACCTGATGTGCGGCTACCGCCGCGATGGGGGTACCTCCCTGCTCGAACGAAGTCGAGAGCTTGGGGGAGCGACCAGCCACGACGGAGCCGCAGACGACCGACCACACATCGCGGCACTTCCAGCGGAGCGCTCAGGCCCCTTCGGGCGCTTCCCAGTCCTCGAACTTCACCACGTCCTTCAGGAACCCCCGCACCCCGAGAAACTGCGAGAGATGCTCGCGATGCTCCTCGCACGCGAGCCACGTCTTGCGCCGCTCCGGCGTGTGAATCTTCGGGTTGTTCCAGGCCAGCACCCACACGGCAGCGGTACGGCAGCCCTTGGCGGAGCAGACAGGGGTCTCGTCAGTCACAGGTTCGTCTCGCAGAAAAGGGCCCGAACAAGGCGACGCCGAGCAGCCACGGGGGGAGCTGCCCGGCGTCGGTCCGTCGCTCCGACGGGGGATGCGGAGCGCGTACGCAGTATGTCACGGCAACCCCGTCGACCGGCACCGTAACTGCACGATTGATCTGAGCTTTTCTTGAGCTTCATGAGTGGCGCGCATTCCGCTTCTGCTCAGCCCCGGCGTCCCCCGGCACGGACTGCGCCCCCGCGTCCTCGGCCCGCGGCGGCGTGATCATCGGCGGCGTCGGCATGCTGACGAACGTCGACGGCAGGGACGGCGGCCGCTCACGGCCCGCGTTCGCGATCACCACGGCGACATAGGGGAGCAGCGCACCGAACACCAGCGCCACGACGGCGACGTACCGCTCGACGTTCCACAGGGCGACCGCGAGGATCACCGACACCGTGCGGATCGTCATCGAGATGACGTACCGCCGCTGCCGGCCCCGCACGTCCTCGGCGAGACCCGTCCGGGCTCCGGTGATCCGGAACACCTGGACGCCTCCGCCGTGCTGTTTCCGCATCACAGTCCACCATCCGCCCGCATCGGACTCTCCCCCGGCCCGCACCGTCGTCCAGGCCCGGCCGGGAACCGGACAGGGACACGTCCCACGTTACGCCGCGGCCCTGCCACCGACGAGACCGGGGCACCCACTGCCTGCGACAACGCCCCCGGAACCGCCCCGCACGGGCGAACCCGACATGCGCCGTACGGACCACCCCACCACACTGGCCGTAATGCTCACGTAGAGCCGTACGAGGAGGCAGCCATGGGCTGGTTGTGGGCGATCATCGTGGGATTCGTGCTCGGCATCATCGCCAAGGCCGTCATCCCGGGAAAGCAGCACAGCCCCCTGTGGCTGACCACCATCTGCGGCATGCTCGGCGCCATCGTGGGCAATGCCGTCGCCCGCGCCGCAGGCGTCGCCGCGACCCGGGGCATCGACTGGACCCGGCACATCTTCCAGCTGGTGGCGGCCATCATCATCGTGGGGGCCGTGGACGCCTTGTACATGGCGACGCTGGGGAAGAGGAAGGCACAACGGACGTCGGCCTGAAAACGCCCTGAAGGTGAACCTGAAAACGCCCTGAAGGTGAAAAGGGGCGCGGGGTCGCATCGATGTGCGAACCCCACGCCCCGACGGCGCTAAGCCGAGACAACCTCCACCGCGGCGAGGTTCTTCTTCCCACGCCGCAGCACCAGCCACCGCCCGTCCAGCAGCTCGTCCTTCGCCGGGACGGCATCCTCGGAGGCGACCTTCACGTTGTTCACGTAGGCGCCGCCCTCCTTCACCGTCCGCCGCGCGGCGGACTTGCTGGCGACGAGACCGACCTCCGCGAACAGGTCGACCACCGGAGCCAGCTCGGTGACCTGAATGTGCGGCACCTCGGACAGCGCCGCCGCCAGCGTCGCCCCGTCCAGCTCCGCCAGCTCGCCCTGCCCGAAGAGGGCGCGGCTCGCGGCGATCACCGCGGCCGTCTGGTCGGCGCCGTGCACCAGCGTCGTCAGCTCCTCGGCGAGCGCCCGCTGCGCCGCCCGCGCCTGCGGACGGTCCTGCGTCTGCTGCTCCAGCTCCTCGATCTCCTCGCGGGACTTGAAGCTGAAGATGCGCAGGAACTTCGAGACGTCCCGGTCGTCCGCGTTCAGCCAGAACTGGTAGAACGCGTACGGCGTCGTCATCTCGGGGTCGAGCCAGACCGTGCCGGACTCGGTCTTGCCGAACTTGGTGCCGTCCGCCTTGGTGATCAGCGGGGTGCCGAGCGCGTGAACCACGGCGTGCGGCTCGACCCGGTGGATCAGGTCGGTGCCCGACGTGAGGTTGCCCCACTGGTCGCTGCCACCGGTCTGCAGGGTGCAGCCGTACCGCCGGTACAGCTCAAGGAAGTCCATGCCCTGCAGGATCTGGTAGCTGAACTCGGTGTAGCTGATGCCCGCGTCGGAGTTCAGCCGCCGGGAGACGGCCTCCTTCGCGATCATCTTGTTGACCCGGAAGTGCTTGCCGATGTCCCGCAGGAACTCGATGGCCGACAGGCCCTGGGTCCAGTCCAGGTTGTTGACCATCACCGCGGCGTGCGGGCCCTCGAAGTCCAGCAGCGGCTCGATCTGCGCGCGCAGCCGCTCCACCCACTGGGCGACGATCTCGGGCGCGTTGAGCGTGCGCTCCGCGGTGGGCTTCGGGTCACCGATCAGACCGGTGGCACCCCCGACCAGGCCCAGCGGACGGTTGCCCGCCTGCTGGATGCGGCGCATCGTGAGGATCTGCACCAGATTGCCGAGGTGCAGACTGGGCGCGGTCGGGTCGAAGCCGCAATAGAACGTGACGGGACCGTCCGCGAACGCCTTGCGCAATGCGTCCTCGTCCGTGGAGAGGGCGATGAGCCCACGCCACTTCAGCTCGTCGACGATGTCCGTCACGGTTCTCGTATCTCCTTGATGATCTTCGGGCAGTCGAGCGACTACCGCCTACGAGGTTATACGCCCTGACTGACAGAGCTCATATTGAAATCCGGGATGCGCAGCGCGGGCATCGCGGCCCGGGTGAACCAGTCGCTCCACTCGCGCGGCAGCGTCTTCTCGGTGCGCCCGGCCTCGGTGGCCCGCCCCAGGAGGTCCACCGGCGACTCGTTGAACCGGAAGTTGTTCACCTGCCCGGTCACCTCGCCGTTCTCCACGAGGTAGACGCCGTCCCGGGTCAGACCGGTGAGCAGCAGCGTCGCCGGGTCGACCTCGCGGATGTACCACAAGCAGGTCAGCAGCAGCCCGCGCTCGGTCCCCGCGACCATCTCCTGAAGCGAGCGGTCGTCCCCGCCGTCCAGGATCAGGTTCCCGAGCGCCGGGGCGACCGGCAGCCCGGTCAGCGCGGCGCTGTGCCGGGTGGTGGTGAGGTTCTTGAGCACACCCTCGTCGATCCACCGGGTGGTGTGTGCCGGCAGCCCGTTGTCGAACACCGACTGGTCGCCGCCGGAGGAGTGGGCGACGACGAAGGGCGCGCACTCCAGGCCGGGCTCGTTCGGGTCGCTGCGCAGCGTCAGTGGCAGGTCGCTCAGCCGGTCGCCCACGCGCGTGCCGCCGCCCGGCTTGGAGAACACCGTCCGGCCCTCGGCCGCGTCCCGGCCCGACGCCGACCACAGCTGGTAGATCAGCAGGTCCGCGACCGCGGTCGGCGGCAGCAGCGTCTCGTACCGGCCCGCGGGCAGCTCCACCCGCCGCTCCGCCCAGCCGAGCCGTACGGCCAGCTCGGCGTCCAGGGCGCCCGGGTCGACGTCCTTGAAGTCCCGTGTGGAGCGGCCGGCCCACGCCGAGCGCAGCCGGTCGGGCGACTTGGCGTTCAGCTCCAGCGTGCCGGTGGGCTGGTCGTGGCGCAGGCGCAGGCCCGTGGACGTACCCACATACGTGGACACCAGCTCGTGGTTGGCGAAGCCATAAAGCTCACGGCCGCCCGCACGCGCGCGTGCGAACGCCTCGCCGAGGGCCGGGGCGAAATCGGCGAACACCGCGGAGGAGGTCTCGGCGGGCGCGTCCGCGAAGTCGGGGGACTCGGGCACCCCGGTGACCAGGGGCTGGGCGTCCTCGGCGGGCCCGGCACCGCGCGCGGCGGTTTCGGCGGCCCGCACCAGCGGCTCCAGCTCGTCCGCCGTGACGGCCGACCGGGACACGACCCCCGAGGCCGTGCCCTCCTTGCCGTCCACGGTCGCGATCACGGTGAGCGTACGACCGCGCGTGACACCGTTGGTCGTGAGTGCGTTGCCCGCCCAGCGCAGGTTGGCGGTCGAGTGCTCGTCGGCGATGACGACACAGCCGTCGGCCCGGGACAGCGCGAGCGCCTGCTCGACGACCTCGTGCGGCTTGTTGCTACGGGCGCTCATCGACCGGCCTCCTGAGTCGTGTTGAGGATGTTGACGCCCTTGAACAGGGCCGACGGGCACCCGTGCGACACGGACGCCACCTGGCCCGGCTGGGCCTTGCCGCAGTTGAAGGCGCCGCCGAGGACGTACGTCTGGGGGCCCCCGACCGCCGCCATCGAGCCCCAGAAGTCCGTGGTCGTGGCCTGGTAGGCCACGTCCTTCAGCTGCCCGGTGATCCGCCCGTTCTCGATCCTGAAGAAGCGCTGCCCGGTGAACTGGAAGTTGTACCGCTGCATGTCGATCGACCAGGACCGGTCGCCGACGACGTAGATGCCCCGGTCGACGCCCCCGATCAGATCCTCGGTGGACAGCCCGGCGGGATCCGGCTTCAGGGACACATTGGCCATGCGCTGCACGGGCACATGCCCGGGGGAGTCGGCGAAGGCGCAGCCGTTGGAGCGGTCGAACCCGGTCAGCTTCGCGATCCTGCGGTCCAGCTGGTAGCCGACCAGGGTGCCGTCCTTCACCAGGTCCCAGGACTGCGCCTCGACGCCCTCGTCGTCGTATCCGATGGTCGCGAGGCCGTGCTCGGCGGTGCGGTCGCCGGTGACGTTCATCAGCTCGGAGCCGTACCGCAGCTTGCCCAGTTGGTCGAAGGTGGCGAAGGAGGTGCCGGCGTAGGCGGCCTCGTAGCCGAGCGCCCGGTCCAGCTCCGTCGCATGCCCGATGGACTCATGGATCGTCAGCCACAGGTTGGAGGGATCGACCACCAGGTCGTACAGGCCCGGCTCCACGCTCGGGGCCCGCATCTTCTCGGCGAGCAGCTCCGGGATCCGCTCCAGTTCGCCGTCCCAGTCCCAGCCGGTGCCGGTCAGATACTCCCAGCCGCGGCCGACGGGCGGCGCGATGGTCCGCATCGAGTCGAACTCGCCGCTCGACTCGTCCACCGACACGGCGGTGAGCTGGGGGTGCAGCCGTACCCGCTGCTGCGTCGTCACGGTCCCGGCGGTGTCGGCGTAGAACTTGTTCTCGTGCACGGTGAGCAGCGAGGCGTCCACATGGTCGACGCCCCGCGCGGCCAGCAGCCGCGTGCTCCAGTCGGCCAGCAGCGCGGCCTTCTCCTCGTCGGGCACCGAGAACGGATCGATCTCGTACGACGAGATCCACGTCTTGTCGGCGTGCACGGCTTCGTCGGCCAGCTCCACCCGCTCGTCGGACCCTGCGGCCCTGATCACCTGCGCGGACAGCTTGGCCATCGCCACCGCCTGCGAGGCGACCTTGGCCGCCGCGTCCAGGGTCAGGTCCACCCCGGAGGCGAAGCCCCACGTACCGCCGTGCACGACCCGGACCGCGTACCCGAGGTCGGTGGTGTCCGACGAACCTGCGGGCTTGGCGTCCCGCAACCGCCAGGAGGCGCTGCGCACCCGCTCGAACCGGAAGTCCGCGTGCTCGGCCCCCAGCGCACGCGCGCGTGCGAGCGCGGCGTCGGCGAGGGGGCGTAGGGGCAGTGCCAGGAACGACTGATCGATTTCATGAGGCACGGGTGGGATCCCTTCGCTGCTACCACCTGGTCCGGCCTGCTCGGACCATCCGAATCGCCGATGACGGAAGTCAAACATGCCCCGCACTCTGCGTACATGCGGGTTTTCCCTTGGGGGCAGGCGAAAGCGCGAAAGCTTCATGGGCTGTCAGTGGCCACCGCTGGGCTCAGAGACCGATCAAGTTGCTCAGACGGTTTCCGGTCCGCCCGTCCAGAGAGAGGTTGCGTCCTGGGAAGTGGTGTACGGGTTCGACCTGATCCGGGGGTTTGCTCCCGCGTCGGGGTGACGCCCGCATAGATGAACGGCCACCGGCTGATCTTCGAGATGTCGAGTCACGAAGGAGATCAGCACGATGACCGCACCCGACAGTCTGCCCCTGCACGCCCTCGCGGAGGACAACCTCGCAGCGGCGAGTCCCGATCTGCTGCGCGCGATGGTCAAGACGTTCGCGGACGCGCTCATGTCCGCCGAGGCCGATGCCCTCTGCAATGCTGAATACGGGCAGGTCAGCGACGAGCGAGTCAACCATCGCAACGGGTATCGCCTTCGCGAGTGGGACACCCGCGCGGGCACCGTCGAACTCGCCGTTCCCAAGCTGCGTCAGGGCAGTTACTTCCCGCACTGGCTGCTGGAGCGTCGCCGCCGGGCTGAGCAGGCCCTCATCAGCGTGGTCGCCACCGCCTATCTGCTCGGCGTCTCCACCCGCCGAGTGGAGAAGCTCGCCGAGAGCCTGGGCGTCACCCAGCTGTCGAAGTCCCAGGTCAGCGCCATGGCCAAGCATCTCGACGAACAGGTCGCCGCGTTCCGCAACCGGCCCCTGGACGCCGGCCCCTACGCGTTCGTCTGGGTGGACGCGCTCACGCAGAAGGTTCGCGAGGGCGGCCGCATCATCAACGTCCACGCGCTGATCGCGGTCGGCGTCAACGCCGATGGGCACCGTGAGATTCTCGGCCTGGACGTGGCCACTGCCGAGGACGGCGCCGGCTGGCTGGCCTTCCTGCGCTCCCTGATCGCCCGCGGCCTATCGGGCGTCCAACTGGTCATCTCAGACGCGCACATGGGCCTGGTCAACGCGATCGGGGCCACCCTGCCCGGCGCGAGCTGGCAGCGATGTCGTACTCACTACGCCCGCGCGTTGCTGAGCCAGGTGCCCAAGTCGGCCCAGCCGTGGGTGGCCACGCTGCTGCGGACCGTCTTCGAACAACCCGACATCGATGCAGTCCAGTCCCAGATGCGGCACGTCCTGGACGCATTGGAGGCCAAGTTCCCCAAGGCGGCAGCCCACTTGGACGCCGCTCAGGGCGATGTGCTGGCGTTCACCGCGTTCCCGCGCGAGATCTGGCGGCAGATCTGGTCGAACAATCCGCAGGAACGGCTCAACAAGGAGATCCGCCGCCGCACCGACGTGGTCGGCATCTTCCCCGACCGCACCGCCCTGATCCGCCTGGTCGGCGCGGTGCTGGCCGAGCAGAACGACGAGTGGACCGAAGCCCGCCGCTACATGGGACTCGACCTGCTGGCCAAGGCCCGCCTCCACCCGATCGAGTCAGAAACCGACGACACAGTCATCCCGACGGAACTCACCGCATAGCCTCAAAGAAGAGATCACCGAGTGGCCGTCGATACACCACTCCCGCGGACGTGACCCAGAGAGAGCCGTTCTACGGCATGAGTGCAGTCGGCGCGGGCTCACGCCCGAGGGCGCGACTCTCGCGGATCTCGCCTGGCGACTGCTGGGCGGTCTGGAGGACGGGGGCGACGAGGCTCAGCACAGCGGGCGGGCGCGGGACCAACTCCCGTGCCCGCCCGCGAACGTTACGACGTGACCTCAGCCGTCCAGAGACGAGCCCGCCGCGAGCCCCGTGAACGGGCCCAGGCGGTCCGCGTGACAGCGAGAGGACGGATGCCCTTGTCCTTGGAGTCCTGGAGGTGGAGCGCTTCGGCGTGCACGGCGACCTCGACGCATGCGTTCTGTTCTGGCCGGCGGAGGAGTTCGCACAGCTCCTGGAACGCTGGCCGACAGTCGTGGGCGCGTACGGCGACGACCACGGTGGCCATTTGCGGCAGGTCGAACGCACCCTGCGCGAGCTGTCGGACCAGGGGCCACCCGCCTGGCGGTCGGAGACGGGTCACCGGCAGCCTGTGGGTAAGCGCATGCTGGATGCGGCACACCAGTCAGGTCCGACGGCTCACGCTCCCGGCGCGGGGGACTGATCCGACGGCCGACTGTAGAAACCCGACAGCGCCGCACCCCAGCCACTGTCGGTGCCCGATTGCCCGGGCACGTGGCGCTACCGATAGGTTTTCGATGAAGCCGCCTGCCGTCGACGTGTTCGGGCGGGTAGCACGACGCTTCAGACCGCTATCGAAAGGGTGATCCGTTGAGCCGCTCGGTTCTCGTCACCGGAGGAAACCGGGGCATCGGCCTCGCCATCGCCCGCGCATTCGCCGATGCCGGGGACAAGGTCGCGATCACGTACCGCTCGGGTGAGCCGCCGGCCACCCTGACGGATCTGGGCTGCCTGGCCGTGAGGTGCGACATCACCGACCCGGAGCAGGTGGAGCAGGCCTACAAGGAGATCGAGGACCAGCACGGTCCGGTCGAGGTCCTCGTCGCCAACGCCGGCGTGACCAAGGACCAGCTCCTGATGCGCATGTCCGAGGAGGACTTCACCTCGGTCATCGACACCAACCTCACCGGCACCTTCCGGGTCGTCAAGCGCGCCAACCGCGGCATGCTGCGCGCCAAGAAG encodes:
- the moaA gene encoding GTP 3',8-cyclase MoaA, translating into MLIDTYGRVATDLRVSLTDRCNLRCTYCMPEEGLQWLAKPDLLTDDEIVRLIDIAVRMLGIEEVRFTGGEPLLRPGLVGIVERVAALTPRPQTSLTTNGIGLKRTAAALKAAGLDRVNVSLDTLRPDVFKTLTRRDRHKDVIEGLEAAHEAGLTPVKINSVLMPGLNDDEAPDLLAWAIEHGYEQRFIEQMPLDAQHGWKREGMVTAGDILTSLRTRFDLTPEGADERGSAPAERWLVDGGPHRVGVIASVTRPFCAACDRTRLTADGQIRTCLFATEETDLCAALRSGAPDEEIARIWRLAMWGKKAGAGLDDPSFVQPDRPMSAIGG
- a CDS encoding DUF3099 domain-containing protein, which codes for MRKQHGGGVQVFRITGARTGLAEDVRGRQRRYVISMTIRTVSVILAVALWNVERYVAVVALVFGALLPYVAVVIANAGRERPPSLPSTFVSMPTPPMITPPRAEDAGAQSVPGDAGAEQKRNARHS
- a CDS encoding GlsB/YeaQ/YmgE family stress response membrane protein — protein: MGWLWAIIVGFVLGIIAKAVIPGKQHSPLWLTTICGMLGAIVGNAVARAAGVAATRGIDWTRHIFQLVAAIIIVGAVDALYMATLGKRKAQRTSA
- the tyrS gene encoding tyrosine--tRNA ligase, which gives rise to MTDIVDELKWRGLIALSTDEDALRKAFADGPVTFYCGFDPTAPSLHLGNLVQILTMRRIQQAGNRPLGLVGGATGLIGDPKPTAERTLNAPEIVAQWVERLRAQIEPLLDFEGPHAAVMVNNLDWTQGLSAIEFLRDIGKHFRVNKMIAKEAVSRRLNSDAGISYTEFSYQILQGMDFLELYRRYGCTLQTGGSDQWGNLTSGTDLIHRVEPHAVVHALGTPLITKADGTKFGKTESGTVWLDPEMTTPYAFYQFWLNADDRDVSKFLRIFSFKSREEIEELEQQTQDRPQARAAQRALAEELTTLVHGADQTAAVIAASRALFGQGELAELDGATLAAALSEVPHIQVTELAPVVDLFAEVGLVASKSAARRTVKEGGAYVNNVKVASEDAVPAKDELLDGRWLVLRRGKKNLAAVEVVSA
- a CDS encoding TldD/PmbA family protein, with translation MSARSNKPHEVVEQALALSRADGCVVIADEHSTANLRWAGNALTTNGVTRGRTLTVIATVDGKEGTASGVVSRSAVTADELEPLVRAAETAARGAGPAEDAQPLVTGVPESPDFADAPAETSSAVFADFAPALGEAFARARAGGRELYGFANHELVSTYVGTSTGLRLRHDQPTGTLELNAKSPDRLRSAWAGRSTRDFKDVDPGALDAELAVRLGWAERRVELPAGRYETLLPPTAVADLLIYQLWSASGRDAAEGRTVFSKPGGGTRVGDRLSDLPLTLRSDPNEPGLECAPFVVAHSSGGDQSVFDNGLPAHTTRWIDEGVLKNLTTTRHSAALTGLPVAPALGNLILDGGDDRSLQEMVAGTERGLLLTCLWYIREVDPATLLLTGLTRDGVYLVENGEVTGQVNNFRFNESPVDLLGRATEAGRTEKTLPREWSDWFTRAAMPALRIPDFNMSSVSQGV
- a CDS encoding TldD/PmbA family protein, whose translation is MPHEIDQSFLALPLRPLADAALARARALGAEHADFRFERVRSASWRLRDAKPAGSSDTTDLGYAVRVVHGGTWGFASGVDLTLDAAAKVASQAVAMAKLSAQVIRAAGSDERVELADEAVHADKTWISSYEIDPFSVPDEEKAALLADWSTRLLAARGVDHVDASLLTVHENKFYADTAGTVTTQQRVRLHPQLTAVSVDESSGEFDSMRTIAPPVGRGWEYLTGTGWDWDGELERIPELLAEKMRAPSVEPGLYDLVVDPSNLWLTIHESIGHATELDRALGYEAAYAGTSFATFDQLGKLRYGSELMNVTGDRTAEHGLATIGYDDEGVEAQSWDLVKDGTLVGYQLDRRIAKLTGFDRSNGCAFADSPGHVPVQRMANVSLKPDPAGLSTEDLIGGVDRGIYVVGDRSWSIDMQRYNFQFTGQRFFRIENGRITGQLKDVAYQATTTDFWGSMAAVGGPQTYVLGGAFNCGKAQPGQVASVSHGCPSALFKGVNILNTTQEAGR
- a CDS encoding IS256 family transposase; translated protein: MTAPDSLPLHALAEDNLAAASPDLLRAMVKTFADALMSAEADALCNAEYGQVSDERVNHRNGYRLREWDTRAGTVELAVPKLRQGSYFPHWLLERRRRAEQALISVVATAYLLGVSTRRVEKLAESLGVTQLSKSQVSAMAKHLDEQVAAFRNRPLDAGPYAFVWVDALTQKVREGGRIINVHALIAVGVNADGHREILGLDVATAEDGAGWLAFLRSLIARGLSGVQLVISDAHMGLVNAIGATLPGASWQRCRTHYARALLSQVPKSAQPWVATLLRTVFEQPDIDAVQSQMRHVLDALEAKFPKAAAHLDAAQGDVLAFTAFPREIWRQIWSNNPQERLNKEIRRRTDVVGIFPDRTALIRLVGAVLAEQNDEWTEARRYMGLDLLAKARLHPIESETDDTVIPTELTA
- the fabG gene encoding 3-oxoacyl-[acyl-carrier-protein] reductase; this translates as MSRSVLVTGGNRGIGLAIARAFADAGDKVAITYRSGEPPATLTDLGCLAVRCDITDPEQVEQAYKEIEDQHGPVEVLVANAGVTKDQLLMRMSEEDFTSVIDTNLTGTFRVVKRANRGMLRAKKGRVVLISSVVGLLGSAGQANYAASKAALVGFARSLARELGSRNITFNVVAPGFVDTDMTKVLTDEQRKNIVSQVPLGRYAQPEEIAATVRFLASDDASYITGAVIPVDGGLGMGH